In the Clostridium sporogenes genome, one interval contains:
- a CDS encoding DUF5692 family protein, with protein MFLFNYADGASALSVWGVWIIVFVALFGLNEIARRWKVIGFLCFFILPLILSILWFTVLSDTTYTDWFHLAKVYSSTAGCIGFWCIRHVKWKNKLTGKEWKLSDKKWALCFPPLILAINIIEAVARDFQVGIQYHGGGILADEAMYVLGGSWNFINGIAGILNIITITGWFGICIKKQTVKDGSKDMLWPDMLWFWIIAYDLWNFSYTYNCLPGHAWYCGFALLLPPTICAFTVGKGAWLQHRAQTLALWCMFAQTFPSFIDKGAFAVKSPYNPALLFAFSFIALVVNIAVFIYMIYKVVKTKRNPYRGELYTDLKKYKEVKSLAE; from the coding sequence ATGTTTCTCTTCAATTACGCCGATGGGGCATCAGCATTAAGTGTATGGGGTGTGTGGATAATTGTTTTTGTAGCACTCTTTGGTTTAAATGAAATAGCTCGTAGATGGAAAGTTATTGGTTTTCTCTGTTTTTTTATTTTACCATTAATACTTTCAATATTGTGGTTTACGGTATTAAGTGATACAACGTATACAGACTGGTTTCATTTAGCAAAGGTGTATTCTTCTACAGCAGGATGTATAGGCTTTTGGTGTATCAGGCATGTTAAATGGAAAAATAAACTCACAGGTAAAGAGTGGAAATTATCTGATAAAAAATGGGCATTATGTTTTCCACCACTTATTCTTGCTATCAATATTATAGAAGCAGTAGCACGAGATTTCCAAGTTGGTATTCAATATCATGGTGGAGGAATTTTAGCAGATGAAGCTATGTATGTACTTGGAGGTTCTTGGAATTTTATAAATGGTATAGCAGGTATCTTGAATATAATAACTATAACTGGATGGTTTGGAATTTGTATAAAAAAACAAACTGTTAAGGATGGAAGCAAAGATATGCTGTGGCCTGATATGCTATGGTTTTGGATAATAGCATATGATTTATGGAATTTTTCTTATACTTATAATTGTTTGCCAGGGCATGCTTGGTATTGTGGATTTGCGTTACTATTGCCTCCAACTATTTGTGCATTTACTGTGGGAAAAGGAGCATGGCTACAACATCGGGCACAAACACTGGCATTATGGTGTATGTTTGCACAGACATTCCCATCATTCATTGATAAGGGAGCTTTTGCTGTTAAGTCACCTTACAATCCAGCACTACTATTTGCCTTTAGTTTCATAGCGCTAGTTGTAAATATAGCAGTATTTATTTATATGATTTATAAAGTAGTTAAGACAAAGAGAAATCCTTATCGTGGTGAGCTTTATACAGATCTTAAAAAATATAAGGAAGTTAAATCACTTGCAGAATAA
- a CDS encoding ECF transporter S component yields MKKEIQVKTMVLCGLFIAAAIILRFFSIMVPIAGAGAMRISFAGIFIKMPALLFGGAIGGIVSGVVDILAYIIKPMGAYIPLLTLTSILSGVLTGIIWAKVKNIHIDKIEKCYPIFFMILGLLAGAIHLMVMLSDKAFSFKIMNILGKKYIYVLSAIEIITIFALIVFIINIKLKNNNTIKHIYEVYMKMILAIGIPGIIVCTINTFILLMFIPALRGNNFMFLWIPRITEEVFMIVFESYAVSLLLRVYESVVLKISNQ; encoded by the coding sequence ATGAAAAAAGAGATCCAAGTAAAAACAATGGTGCTATGTGGGCTTTTTATAGCTGCAGCTATAATATTAAGATTTTTTAGCATAATGGTTCCGATTGCTGGAGCTGGTGCTATGAGGATAAGCTTTGCAGGCATATTTATTAAAATGCCAGCATTACTTTTTGGTGGAGCTATTGGTGGAATAGTTTCTGGAGTAGTAGATATATTAGCCTATATAATAAAACCTATGGGAGCATATATTCCATTATTAACATTAACAAGTATATTAAGTGGTGTATTAACGGGAATAATATGGGCTAAAGTAAAAAATATTCATATAGATAAAATAGAAAAATGTTATCCAATATTTTTTATGATATTAGGTTTATTAGCTGGGGCTATTCATTTAATGGTGATGTTATCAGATAAAGCATTTTCTTTTAAAATAATGAATATATTGGGCAAAAAATATATATATGTTTTGTCAGCTATAGAGATAATAACTATATTTGCTTTAATTGTATTTATTATAAATATTAAATTAAAAAACAACAATACTATTAAACATATATATGAAGTCTATATGAAAATGATTTTAGCTATAGGAATACCAGGAATAATTGTATGCACCATAAATACTTTCATACTTTTAATGTTTATACCAGCACTTAGAGGAAATAATTTTATGTTTTTATGGATACCAAGAATTACAGAGGAAGTGTTTATGATAGTATTTGAATCCTATGCAGTATCCTTATTATTAAGGGTATATGAATCAGTAGTATTAAAAATAAGTAACCAATAA
- a CDS encoding H-type small acid-soluble spore protein produces the protein MDASRASQLINSKKIDVFCKGEPVIIKAVDESSKMATVESLDTGNTIIAPLNDIRDSGVINN, from the coding sequence ATGGATGCAAGTAGAGCTTCTCAGTTAATTAATTCTAAAAAGATAGATGTTTTTTGTAAAGGTGAACCTGTAATTATAAAAGCTGTAGATGAATCTTCTAAAATGGCTACAGTAGAAAGTTTAGATACTGGCAATACTATTATAGCTCCACTCAATGATATAAGAGATAGTGGTGTTATAAATAATTAA
- a CDS encoding lactate utilization protein, which yields MDKNILEVKKQRIMRTIKSLEENNMNGYLVNNREELMGRIQEIVKEGSKVSCGGSMTLFETGIIEHLRSGRYEFLDRYKEGLTPRDIKDIFRESFFADAYFASSNAITENGELYNVDGNGNRVAAMLYGPDKVIIIAGVNKIVRDLDEAIKRNVYISAPANTKRLQKKTPCTKLGYCVDCKSEERICNEYTLIKRQGNKDRIHVIFINEDFGY from the coding sequence ATGGATAAGAATATATTAGAGGTAAAAAAACAAAGGATAATGAGAACTATAAAATCTTTAGAAGAAAACAATATGAATGGATATTTAGTTAATAATAGGGAAGAACTTATGGGAAGAATACAAGAAATAGTAAAAGAAGGATCCAAAGTTTCTTGTGGTGGTTCTATGACATTATTTGAAACTGGCATCATAGAGCATTTAAGATCAGGAAGATATGAATTTTTAGATAGATATAAAGAAGGATTAACTCCACGAGATATTAAAGATATATTTAGAGAATCATTTTTTGCAGATGCTTATTTTGCAAGTTCAAATGCTATAACTGAAAATGGAGAATTATATAATGTAGATGGAAATGGGAATAGAGTGGCAGCTATGCTTTATGGTCCAGATAAAGTTATCATTATAGCTGGAGTAAATAAAATAGTTAGAGATTTAGATGAAGCTATAAAAAGAAATGTATATATATCAGCGCCAGCTAATACTAAAAGATTGCAAAAAAAGACCCCCTGTACAAAGCTAGGCTATTGTGTGGATTGCAAAAGTGAAGAGAGAATATGCAATGAGTATACATTGATAAAAAGACAAGGCAATAAGGATAGAATACATGTAATATTTATAAATGAAGATTTTGGGTATTAG
- a CDS encoding HAMP domain-containing histidine kinase, whose product MLKYFRNPEIKELTFKFSILFILFAVLTTFFIKGEVSKLNKDYINQNTLIVGNIISKHPELEDEIIGSLNNKSRIYNEEKNYKIGKKVLEKYSYDENLDIYKNPALKNFSTNFIYRIIIYFGLAIFITYIIIYDKFKYFYKKAEIFTEAAEKIMDGHFNKFLDENKEGEFYILSSKFNLMSNRLEESLSNLKKEKIFLKNIISDISHQLKTPLSSLIMFNELMKNENMPIEDRKNFLKLSDEQLKRMEWLIINLLKIGRLEAGVVEFKRENNPLYVTINKALAGLSEKAKKKSQKVIVDVDEDIYFKHDMEWTAEAISNIIKNSIEHTNIGGEIKISCEKTPISVTINIKDNGEGIPEKLQNKIFERFYKGENSVNPSSIGIGLSLTKSIIESQNGSITVESEEGIGTEFIIIFLKTIV is encoded by the coding sequence TTGTTAAAGTATTTTAGAAATCCTGAGATTAAAGAATTAACTTTCAAATTTAGTATATTATTTATTTTGTTTGCTGTATTAACTACATTTTTTATAAAAGGAGAGGTTAGCAAATTAAATAAAGATTATATAAATCAAAATACATTAATAGTAGGGAATATAATATCAAAGCATCCAGAATTGGAAGATGAAATAATAGGCTCTTTAAATAATAAAAGTAGAATATATAATGAAGAAAAAAATTATAAAATAGGAAAAAAGGTTTTAGAAAAATATTCTTATGATGAAAATTTAGATATTTATAAAAATCCAGCGTTGAAGAATTTTAGTACAAACTTTATATATAGAATTATAATTTATTTTGGTTTGGCTATTTTTATTACATACATAATAATATATGATAAGTTTAAATATTTTTATAAAAAAGCTGAGATATTTACCGAAGCAGCAGAAAAAATAATGGATGGACATTTTAATAAGTTTTTAGATGAAAATAAAGAAGGAGAATTTTATATTCTTTCTTCTAAATTTAATTTAATGTCAAATAGATTAGAGGAATCTTTATCAAATCTAAAAAAAGAAAAAATATTTTTAAAAAATATAATATCAGATATTTCTCATCAACTAAAAACACCATTATCTTCTTTAATAATGTTTAATGAATTAATGAAAAATGAAAATATGCCAATAGAAGATAGAAAAAATTTTTTGAAGCTTAGTGATGAACAATTAAAAAGAATGGAATGGCTTATTATAAATCTTTTAAAAATAGGCAGATTAGAGGCAGGAGTAGTAGAATTTAAAAGAGAAAATAATCCTTTATATGTAACTATAAACAAAGCATTAGCAGGTCTTAGTGAAAAGGCTAAAAAAAAGTCTCAAAAGGTGATAGTTGATGTAGATGAAGATATATATTTTAAACATGATATGGAGTGGACAGCAGAAGCTATTTCAAATATTATAAAAAATTCTATAGAACACACAAATATTGGTGGAGAAATAAAAATAAGTTGTGAAAAAACTCCAATATCTGTGACTATAAATATAAAAGATAATGGAGAAGGAATACCAGAAAAATTACAAAATAAAATATTTGAAAGGTTTTATAAAGGAGAAAATTCTGTTAATCCTTCTAGTATAGGTATAGGACTTTCTCTTACTAAATCTATAATAGAATCTCAAAACGGAAGCATAACTGTAGAAAGTGAAGAAGGGATAGGAACAGAATTTATAATAATATTTTTAAAAACTATAGTATAA
- a CDS encoding response regulator transcription factor — MNNILLVEDDMALAIGMEYTLKQENYQVKRAKNLKEAREIFKKEELDLILLDLMLPDGSGYDFCSEVREESLIPVIFMTACDEEVNVVLGLDIGGDDYITKPIRIRELLSRINAVLRRRTKEADLKNKNIKENDIKNNKIISKDIIIEPLKAKVFKGEEEILLTAGEYKLLLILVENKGNVLSRNVLLEKIWDVDGSFVDGNTLNVYIKRLREKIEKNPKKPEYIETVRGIGYRWSE, encoded by the coding sequence ATGAATAATATACTATTAGTAGAGGATGATATGGCTTTAGCAATTGGGATGGAATACACACTAAAGCAAGAAAACTACCAGGTTAAAAGAGCTAAAAATTTAAAAGAAGCTAGAGAAATTTTTAAAAAAGAAGAATTAGATTTAATTCTTTTAGATTTAATGTTACCAGATGGAAGTGGATATGATTTTTGCAGTGAAGTAAGAGAAGAAAGCTTAATACCAGTAATATTTATGACTGCCTGTGATGAAGAAGTTAATGTGGTTTTGGGATTAGATATAGGTGGAGATGATTATATAACAAAGCCAATTAGAATAAGAGAACTTTTATCTAGGATAAATGCAGTTTTGAGAAGAAGAACTAAAGAAGCAGATTTGAAAAATAAGAATATAAAAGAAAATGATATAAAAAATAATAAAATAATTTCCAAGGATATAATAATAGAGCCTTTAAAAGCAAAGGTATTTAAGGGAGAAGAAGAAATATTATTAACAGCAGGTGAATATAAATTACTTTTAATATTAGTAGAGAATAAAGGAAATGTTTTATCTAGAAATGTTTTATTAGAAAAAATATGGGATGTAGATGGAAGTTTTGTAGATGGAAACACATTAAATGTTTATATAAAAAGACTAAGAGAGAAGATAGAAAAAAATCCTAAAAAGCCCGAATATATAGAGACTGTAAGAGGTATAGGTTATAGATGGAGTGAGTAA